Proteins encoded in a region of the Vicia villosa cultivar HV-30 ecotype Madison, WI linkage group LG5, Vvil1.0, whole genome shotgun sequence genome:
- the LOC131603854 gene encoding putative E3 ubiquitin-protein ligase LIN-1 isoform X3, which translates to MWSERDTSIEFVSSNSSSRSSQAPLYPQRVSPRVLDVNPPKSSKNWIAPVYLNSGPETQFSLDENSLCSSSDSEAENEEKDKNTALLEPQQSQTQEQMLAILKESMGFPDNKMADYENTLLNGSGKQTPPKDFVCPITSNIFDDPVTLETGQTYERKAIEEWFNRENITCPITRQKLQNTKLPKTNYVLKRLVASWKECNPSSVLPTCESPFKDNEEEIKTTMPSASPNSVIAQATADGMISELRCAINNLYMSEILQESEMAVLQIEKLWRGGNMGVDIHSMLSKPPIINGFMEILFNSVEPQVLQAAVFLLAEMGSRDNVVIQTLTRVDTDVECIMALFKKGLTEAVVLLYVLNPPTVTLTEMAIVESLIEVFIKKEEDLVKMCLNPRTAAVLLLAQVIGGSDEIIASSIVKTMFSEKAIEAVVGSLGAEWAEERIAAVEILLRCMQEDGTCRNTIADKAELSPILESFISATDAERFKIVEFFSELIKLNRRTFNERILHIIKEEGPFSTMHTLLIYLQTALQDQRPVMASLLLQLDLLVEPRMMSIYREEAIDTLISCLGNSDFPTTQLAAADTIMSLQGRFNSFGKPLIREVLLKRAGIDKSPRSAVQEDHINNFSEVETIPEEEKAADDWERKIASVLVSHEFGILFEALADGMKSRIPELRSACFISATWLVNMLTILPDTGIQGAARVCLLKQFVNKLNSAKDIEHRILSMLALNSFLHFSDGVRDLTASYAKDILKGLRELKRFSLLASEMLNVLVDENQSKTDIWRHKELIQIDCRDNGEVLSVIWFKDKIISGHTDGRIKVWTLKDNLLLLLQEIQEHTKAVTSLTISESGDRLYSGSLDRSAKIWSIGKEAIHCEQVQDMKDQIHNLVVTNSTTCFIPQGAGVKVHSLNGESKLLNSSKYVKCLAYALGRLYCGCHDSSVQEIHLATGTISNIQSGFKRLLGKSNPIHALKIHGELIYAAGSSLDGTAIKIWNNSNYSMVGSLQTGSEVRAMAVSSELIYLGCKGGVVEIWDKKKHIRVDTLQLGTNCKVNCMTLDSNEEILVIGTSDGQIQAWEMT; encoded by the exons ATGTGGTCCGAAAGGGATACGTCTATTGAATTTGTGAGCAGCAATTCCAGCAGTAGATCCTCCCAGGCACCATTATATCCTCAAAGAGTCTCTCCTAGAGTCCTTGATGTCAATCCCccaaaatcttcaaaaaattGGATAGCACCAGTCTATTTAAACTCAGGCCCTGAAACTCAATTTTCTTTAGATGAGAATTCGCTTtgttcttcttcagattctgaagcTGAAAATGAG GAAAAAGACAAAAATACAGCATTGTTGGAGCCTCAACAAAGCCAAACCCAGGAACAAATGCTAGCTATCTTGAAAGAATCCATGgg CTTCCCGGATAATAAAATGGCAGATTACGAAAACACGTTGCTGAATGGAAGTGGGAAACAAACGCCTCCTAAAGACTTTGTCTGTCCAATAACTAGTAATATATTTGATGATCCTGTGACTCTTGAGACTGGTCAGACATATGAACGAAAAGCTATCGAGGAATGGTTCAATAGAGAGAACATAACTTGTCCTATAACTCGCCAGAAGCTGCAAAATACCAAGCTACCTAAAACAAATTATGTGCTCAAAAGATTAGTTGCCAGCTGGAAAGAATGCAACCCCAGTTCAGTCCTGCCAACATGTGAGAGTCCATTCAAAGATAACGAAGAAGAAATAAAGACAACAATGCCTTCAGCTTCTCCTAATAGTGTCATAGCACAAGCCACCGCTGATGGGATGATTAGTGAGTTACGCTGTGCAATCAATAACCTGTACATGTCAGAGATTCTCCAGGAATCTGAAATGGCGGTTCTTCAAATTGAGAAGCTTTGGAGAGGAGGGAATATGGGAGTGGATATCCATAGCATGCTATCAAAACCTCCAATAATTAACGGGTTTATGGAGATACTTTTCAATTCTGTTGAACCCCAGGTCCTACAAGCAGCAGTTTTTCTTCTGGCCGAGATGGGGTCTAGAGACAATGTTGTTATTCAGACTCTCACACGTGTGGATACCGATGTTGAATGTATAATGGCTCTTTTCAAGAAAGGGTTGACTGAGGCTGTTGTGCTATTGTATGTCCTAAACCCTCCCACTGTGACTCTTACCGAGATGGCCATAGTGGAGTCCCTCATAGAAGTTTTCATTAAGAAAGAGGAAGACTTGGTTAAGATGTGTTTAAATCCAAGAACAGCAGCGGTTCTTCTACTGGCACAGGTTATTGGAGGCAGCGATGAGATAATTGCGTCTTCGATTGTCAAAACTATGTTCTCTGAGAAAGCAATTGAAGCTGTTGTTGGAAGTTTGGGAGCTGAATGGGCAGAGGAGAGGATTGCTGCAGTGGAGATCTTATTGAGATGCATGCAAGAGGATGGAACTTGCAGGAACACCATTGCAGATAAAGCAGAGCTGTCTCCTATTCTTGAAAGCTTCATCAGTGCAACAGATGCAGAACGTTTCAAGATTGTTGAATTTTTTTCTGAGTTGATCAAACTAAATAG GAGAACATTCAATGAACGAATCCTCCACATTATTAAGGAAGAAGGACCTTTTAGTACAATGCACACTCTTCTTATTTATTTGCAGACAGCCCTTCAAGATCAAAGGCCAGTCATGGCTAGTCTTTTACTCCAACTTGATCTTCTG GTTGAACCAAGAATGATGAGCATTTACCGTGAAGAGGCGATAGATACTCTTATTTCATGCCTGGGGAACTCAGATTTCCCTACTACCCAGTTAGCAGCTGCTGATACAATTATGTCACTGCAGGGGAGGTTCAACTCCTTTGGAAAGCCCCTTATCAGAGAAGTCCTTCTCAAACGTGCAGGTATTGACAAAAGTCCCAGAAGTGCTGTACAGGAGGACCATATCAACAACTTCTCAGAAGTCGAAACAATTCCA GAAGAAGAGAAGGCAGCAGATGATTGGGAAAGAAAAATTGCATCTGTTCTAGTTAGCCACGAGTTTGGTATACTCTTTGAAGCTTTGGCAGATGGCATGAAGAGCAGAATTCCAGAACTGCGTTCAGCATGCTTTATTTCCGCTACGTGGCTCGTAAACATGCTGACCATTCTACCAGATACAGGGATACAAGGAGCAGCCCGTGTCTGTCTGCTAAAGCAGTTCGTAAATAAATTAAATTCTGCCAAGGACATAGAACACCGAATCCTCTCTATGCTTGCTCTCAACAGCTTTCTTCATTTTTCTG ATGGCGTACGTGATCTAACTGCTTCCTACGCTAAGGATATCTTAAAAGGTTTGAGAGAGCTAAAGAGATTTTCTCTCTTGGCATCTGAAATGCTGAACGTTTTGGTTGATGAAAACCAGTCTAAAACA GACATTTGGAGACATAAAGAGCTAATTCAAATAGACTGCAGAGATAATGGAGAAGTGTTGTCTGTCATTTGGTTCAAGGATAAAATTATATCAGGCCATACAGATGGAAGAATCAAG GTCTGGACATTAAAAGATAACTTATTACTTCTGTTGCAAGAGATCCAAGAACATACTAAGGCCGTGACAAGCTTGACGATTTCAGAATCTGGTGACCGACTTTACAGTGGTTCACTTGACCGAAGTGCAAAG ATCTGGTCTATTGGAAAGGAAGCAATACATTGTGAGCAGGTGCAAGATATGAAGGACCAGATTCATAATTTAGTTGTAACTAATAGCACAACTTGTTTCATTCCACAGGGGGCAGGAGTCAAG GTTCACTCATTGAATGGAGAATCCAAATTGTTAAATTCTAGTAAATATGTGAAGTGTTTGGCTTATGCTCTTGGAAGATTATATTGTGGATGCCATGACAGTAGTGTTCAG GAGATACATTTGGCCACTGGAACTATTAGTAATATTCAAAGTGGTTTTAAAAGATTACTAGGGAAATCCAATCCTATTCATGCTCTGAAAATTCATGGTGAACTTATATATGCAGCTGGCTCTTCCTTGGACGGAACTGCTATAAAG ATATGGAACAATTCCAATTACAGCATGGTTGGATCACTGCAAACTGGATCAGAAGTGAGGGCTATGGCAGTGAGTTCAGAATTAATTTATTTGGGGTGCAAGGGAGGTGTTGTAGAAATTTGGGATAAGAAGAAACACATTAGAGTTGACACGTTACAGTTGGGTACAAATTGTAAGGTTAATTGCATGACTCTAGACAGCAATGAAGAAATTTTGGTGATTGGAACTTCAGATGGCCAAATTCAG GCTTGGGAAATGACTTAA